A genomic segment from Pseudosulfitobacter sp. DSM 107133 encodes:
- a CDS encoding VWA domain-containing protein has protein sequence MVEHLPLELPENPRLAGNITHFARALRRAGLPIGPGRVIDAIRAVEVAGFTERRDFYWTLHACFVNRPEHRVIFRQIFRLYWRDPRYLEHMMAAMLPAIRGVQEERAGQAGEKRAAEALLDGAEAPDFDPEQDEDDGETQIEVDASFTTSAQEKLKTLDFEQMSTAEMAAAKRMLARMRLPVEPMPTRRMQAALRGRVDPAKTLRAAMRTGGEVRTIARRAPRKRWPNLVVLCDISGSMSQYSRVVLHFLHAVSNAKGAGWAKVHAFTFGTRLTNITRHLDHRDVDAALAAAGAEAQDWEGGTRIGECIEAFNRDWSRRVLGQGAVVLLITDGLDRGAPEVLAKQMQRLHLSAKRLIWLNPLLRWDEFAPKARGIAAMLPHVDSFRAGHSIASLEELAEVISRKDDVGEKARLMGLIGK, from the coding sequence ATGGTCGAACACCTCCCCCTGGAATTGCCCGAAAACCCGCGCCTTGCGGGCAACATCACCCATTTCGCCCGCGCCCTGCGTCGCGCGGGCCTGCCCATCGGTCCGGGTCGCGTCATCGACGCCATCCGCGCGGTCGAGGTGGCAGGCTTTACCGAGCGGCGCGATTTCTACTGGACCCTGCACGCCTGTTTCGTGAACCGCCCCGAACACCGCGTGATCTTTCGCCAGATCTTCCGGCTGTACTGGCGCGATCCGCGTTATCTGGAACATATGATGGCCGCGATGCTGCCCGCCATTCGCGGGGTGCAGGAAGAGCGCGCAGGCCAGGCAGGCGAGAAACGCGCCGCCGAGGCGCTGCTGGACGGGGCCGAAGCACCCGACTTTGACCCCGAACAGGACGAGGACGACGGCGAAACCCAGATAGAGGTCGATGCCAGTTTCACCACCTCGGCGCAGGAAAAGCTGAAAACGCTGGACTTTGAGCAGATGAGCACCGCCGAGATGGCCGCCGCCAAGCGGATGCTGGCGCGGATGCGCCTGCCGGTCGAACCGATGCCCACCCGCCGGATGCAGGCGGCGCTGCGGGGCCGCGTCGACCCCGCGAAAACCCTGCGCGCCGCCATGCGCACGGGCGGCGAGGTCCGCACCATCGCCCGCCGCGCGCCGCGCAAACGCTGGCCGAACCTGGTGGTGCTGTGCGACATCTCCGGCTCGATGAGCCAGTATTCGCGGGTGGTTCTGCATTTCCTGCACGCGGTCAGCAACGCCAAAGGGGCAGGCTGGGCAAAGGTCCACGCCTTTACCTTTGGGACGCGGCTGACCAACATCACCCGCCATCTGGACCACCGCGACGTCGACGCAGCCCTTGCCGCCGCCGGCGCCGAAGCGCAGGACTGGGAAGGCGGCACGCGCATCGGGGAGTGTATCGAGGCGTTCAACCGCGACTGGTCACGGCGCGTGCTGGGGCAGGGTGCCGTGGTGCTGCTGATCACCGACGGCCTGGACCGCGGCGCGCCCGAGGTGCTGGCCAAGCAGATGCAGCGGCTGCACCTGTCGGCCAAACGGCTGATCTGGCTGAACCCCTTGCTGCGCTGGGACGAATTCGCCCCAAAGGCGCGCGGCATCGCCGCCATGCTGCCCCACGTGGACAGCTTTCGCGCCGGCCATTCGATCGCCTCGCTTGAAGAACTGGCCGAAGTGATCTCGCGCAAGGACGACGTAGGCGAAAAGGCGCGGCTGATGGGGCTGATCGGGAAGTGA
- a CDS encoding glycosyltransferase family 2 protein yields MRITAVTCVKNEGPFLLEWIAFNRLLGVTDFLFYSNDCTDGTDRLLDALQTRGIVRHLPNPAEGRNYQMEALKDAKGQDIIAGADWVWVADVDEFLNIHVGDGTIPALIDACGNPQAISVNFQFFANDDVDAYEDRPVIEQFTRSHNPDLWCGETAVEVKTLVRADFPLQYYGAHRPFFREKLPKKKRPVWTDASGRPVQHRFLVAANPRRIRRFPAHGSRKFATLNHYALRSLDSYLVKNDRGDVNRENRAFDDTYWRERNDAAWEDTSIQKYLTPLRKEMAALMADAEIATLHAEAVAAHIAKRDALLAQPEYQQMQAQLRVASKLPPQEQALIEALGLEPVT; encoded by the coding sequence ATGCGCATAACAGCGGTGACATGTGTCAAGAACGAAGGCCCCTTCCTGTTGGAATGGATCGCCTTTAACCGCCTGCTGGGCGTGACGGATTTTCTTTTCTATTCAAACGATTGTACTGACGGAACCGACCGTCTGCTGGATGCGCTGCAAACGCGCGGCATCGTGCGGCACCTGCCCAACCCCGCCGAGGGGCGCAATTACCAGATGGAGGCGTTGAAAGACGCCAAGGGTCAGGACATCATTGCGGGCGCGGACTGGGTCTGGGTCGCGGATGTGGACGAGTTTCTGAACATCCATGTGGGCGATGGCACCATCCCTGCCCTGATTGATGCCTGCGGCAATCCGCAGGCGATCAGTGTGAATTTCCAGTTCTTTGCCAATGACGACGTGGACGCCTATGAGGACCGTCCGGTGATCGAACAGTTCACGCGCAGCCACAATCCCGATCTGTGGTGTGGTGAAACGGCCGTAGAGGTCAAAACGCTGGTGCGCGCCGATTTCCCCCTGCAATATTACGGCGCGCACCGTCCGTTCTTTCGCGAGAAACTGCCCAAGAAAAAACGCCCCGTCTGGACCGATGCGTCGGGGCGACCTGTGCAGCACCGGTTTCTGGTTGCCGCCAACCCGCGCCGCATTCGCAGGTTTCCGGCGCATGGGTCGCGCAAGTTTGCGACGCTGAACCATTATGCGCTGCGCTCGCTGGACAGCTATCTGGTCAAGAACGACCGGGGCGATGTGAACCGCGAGAACCGCGCGTTCGACGACACCTATTGGCGCGAGCGCAATGACGCGGCGTGGGAGGATACGTCGATCCAGAAATACCTGACCCCCCTGCGCAAAGAAATGGCCGCGCTGATGGCGGACGCTGAGATTGCCACCCTGCACGCCGAAGCGGTCGCGGCCCATATTGCCAAGCGGGACGCACTGCTGGCGCAGCCCGAATATCAACAGATGCAGGCGCAGTTGCGCGTGGCGTCAAAGCTGCCACCTCAGGAACAGGCGTTGATCGAGGCACTGGGACTGGAGCCTGTGACATGA
- a CDS encoding phytanoyl-CoA dioxygenase family protein: protein MQEQSLHNEFEECGRIWFRNAISEEDLACFDRAAAVSSKAGQRLDATVSLNAALSEESSLIRVIRRLAPEAMPVRIVAFNKSENANWGVPWHQDRVIAVAEKVDVAGYMNWTNKSGTWHCEPPQAVLEDMLFVRVHLDDTDRSNGAMEIAVGSHADGVVHSTNAEKMANTYPIETCAAKRGDVLILKMLTLHSSKPAKVQSERRVLRLDFASSQLSPPLSWSTHPSEA, encoded by the coding sequence GTGCAGGAGCAATCACTTCACAATGAATTTGAAGAATGCGGTCGCATCTGGTTCAGAAACGCCATCTCGGAAGAGGACCTGGCGTGTTTCGACCGCGCTGCTGCTGTCTCCTCGAAAGCTGGACAAAGACTCGATGCGACGGTTTCATTGAATGCGGCCTTGTCTGAGGAAAGCTCGCTAATTCGTGTTATCCGGCGTCTTGCGCCCGAGGCTATGCCCGTCCGTATCGTCGCGTTCAACAAATCGGAAAACGCAAACTGGGGTGTTCCTTGGCATCAAGACCGGGTCATCGCGGTTGCGGAAAAGGTGGATGTCGCCGGATACATGAATTGGACCAATAAATCCGGTACTTGGCATTGCGAACCGCCACAAGCCGTCTTGGAAGACATGCTTTTTGTTCGCGTTCACTTGGATGATACTGATCGGTCCAACGGTGCGATGGAAATCGCTGTAGGTAGCCATGCGGATGGGGTTGTCCACTCTACAAATGCCGAGAAAATGGCAAACACCTATCCGATTGAGACTTGCGCGGCCAAGCGCGGAGACGTGTTGATACTAAAAATGCTGACTTTGCATTCCTCGAAGCCAGCAAAGGTTCAATCTGAACGCAGGGTTTTGCGCTTAGATTTCGCGTCATCTCAACTGTCGCCGCCATTATCGTGGAGTACGCATCCTTCCGAAGCTTGA
- a CDS encoding sulfotransferase family protein, producing the protein MSLRVVNLGLPKTGTTTLARALKMAGFKVADHRVRPKQTDVKSLHNQYVAELLYRGYFETGDPGVHLDPFECVSEISLLREGKSLWPQMDFGLIEAIRAHHTGVKFLASNRDPFQLSQSMLAWSDLGVARLPQAGIPGLPEGYGETTKQREQWISAHYAHLRALFAGRDDFLEYDVADADARDRIAAFLGVPLPWWGRANRNSNKKAS; encoded by the coding sequence ATGAGCCTGCGCGTCGTCAATCTGGGCCTGCCCAAGACCGGCACGACGACATTGGCGCGGGCGCTGAAGATGGCCGGTTTCAAGGTGGCCGACCACCGCGTGCGCCCCAAGCAGACAGATGTGAAATCCCTGCACAACCAATATGTTGCCGAGCTTCTTTATCGCGGATATTTTGAAACCGGCGACCCCGGCGTGCATCTGGACCCGTTTGAATGTGTATCGGAGATCAGCCTGTTGCGCGAGGGCAAGTCGCTGTGGCCGCAGATGGATTTCGGCCTGATCGAGGCGATCCGCGCCCATCATACGGGGGTGAAATTCCTGGCATCGAACCGCGATCCGTTCCAGCTGAGCCAGTCGATGCTGGCGTGGTCCGATCTGGGCGTGGCGCGATTGCCGCAGGCGGGTATTCCCGGCCTGCCCGAAGGCTATGGCGAGACGACCAAACAGCGTGAACAATGGATCAGCGCCCATTACGCGCATTTGCGTGCGCTGTTCGCGGGCCGTGACGATTTTCTGGAGTATGACGTGGCCGACGCGGATGCCCGCGACCGCATCGCCGCCTTTCTGGGCGTGCCGCTGCCGTGGTGGGGCCGCGCGAACCGCAATTCGAACAAAAAGGCGTCGTGA
- a CDS encoding glycosyltransferase family 2 protein, which produces MRIHLHIGLEQVGADRLQSVMADKREQLLAKGYLFPRSLGPKNHTRLYMAVTDPAHVDPLRYNRGYIPQDKQQVLYDTVASDLARDVAQHSPSDLILSASQLGASLARPSEIARLHTLLTPLSDDIRIIAHVDEQASLLTRWYAEQILEGRGVSLTQELGLAGSKTWWDDCLATAPVIDPQAGVFMENQAAPFWLDYKRLVTHWEESFGAGSVSLRPYDAEGFAADTVTEEIRAMFGIDAVLGKATPVEVPAPTSAAALTRGRQMNALLLQVLADRKRILPRQLWRSFINEINVDGDPVDVASLSAISKTFAADNAALLKTQPALSKDTFKKPRAKGTWEEADPKFGFRATQYLLGFMWRIDKATREERKTKGADLDAAKAGKAPNGAAPAKAEPRSDGLSEVARKLMPPLAIQNFDKLKNSSFAPHNKLGAVDEEQLAASFVPIPPRDLPAGSSGNVIVGCMKNEAPYIVEWVAYHRAMGVDNFLIYTNGCEDGTSEILDHLQEMGVLQHRNNDNWKGNSPQQYALNQSLKEPVIKNADWIIHIDVDEFMNVRTGNGTLQDFFDAVPDATNVAMTWRLFGHNGVTDLADEFVIDQFDHCAPKFCPKPHTVWGFKTMFKNIGAYEKISCHRPNKLAPAFKTSVKWVNGSGKDMTKEAAENGWRSSKKSIGYDLLQLNHYALRSAESFLIKRQRGRALHVDRSIGINYWIRMDWSDFRDVTIKRNLPRLRAEYDRLMQDDTLRGWHQKGLDWHKAKAEELHAMPEFEDLYKQALEVKLTEVERVAYALALDMES; this is translated from the coding sequence ATGCGCATACATCTGCATATTGGCCTGGAACAGGTCGGCGCCGACCGTCTGCAATCGGTCATGGCCGACAAACGCGAACAGTTGCTGGCCAAGGGCTATCTGTTTCCGCGCAGTTTGGGGCCGAAGAACCACACGCGCCTGTATATGGCGGTGACTGACCCCGCCCATGTGGACCCGCTGCGCTATAACCGTGGCTATATTCCGCAAGATAAACAACAGGTTCTCTATGACACCGTGGCCAGCGATCTGGCGCGGGATGTGGCCCAGCACAGCCCCAGTGATCTGATCCTGTCGGCCTCGCAACTGGGGGCCAGTCTGGCCCGCCCCTCCGAGATTGCGCGGCTGCACACGCTGCTCACGCCGCTGTCGGATGACATTCGCATCATCGCCCATGTGGACGAACAGGCCAGCCTGCTGACCCGCTGGTACGCCGAGCAAATCCTTGAGGGGCGCGGTGTGTCGCTGACGCAAGAGTTGGGTTTGGCGGGCAGCAAAACGTGGTGGGACGATTGTCTGGCCACCGCGCCCGTGATCGACCCGCAGGCGGGCGTGTTCATGGAAAATCAGGCGGCCCCGTTCTGGCTGGATTACAAGCGTTTGGTGACCCATTGGGAGGAGAGCTTTGGCGCGGGCAGTGTGAGCTTGCGGCCCTATGATGCCGAAGGGTTTGCCGCCGACACGGTTACGGAGGAAATCCGCGCCATGTTCGGGATTGACGCGGTGCTGGGCAAGGCAACGCCTGTCGAGGTTCCTGCGCCCACATCGGCGGCGGCGCTGACGCGCGGGCGGCAGATGAATGCGCTGTTGTTGCAGGTTCTGGCGGATCGCAAACGCATTTTGCCGCGCCAGTTGTGGCGGTCTTTTATCAATGAAATCAACGTCGATGGCGACCCTGTTGATGTGGCTTCGCTCTCGGCCATTTCAAAAACCTTTGCTGCCGACAATGCCGCCCTACTGAAAACGCAACCGGCACTGAGCAAGGACACCTTCAAGAAACCGCGCGCCAAGGGCACGTGGGAAGAGGCCGACCCAAAATTCGGCTTTCGCGCCACGCAATACCTGTTGGGCTTTATGTGGCGCATCGACAAGGCGACCCGCGAAGAGCGCAAGACCAAGGGCGCTGATCTGGATGCGGCCAAGGCCGGCAAGGCGCCGAATGGCGCGGCCCCTGCCAAAGCCGAACCCCGGTCGGACGGGCTGAGCGAGGTTGCGCGCAAGCTGATGCCGCCGCTGGCGATCCAGAACTTTGACAAGCTGAAAAACTCCTCCTTTGCACCCCACAACAAGCTGGGGGCGGTGGACGAAGAACAGCTTGCCGCCAGCTTTGTCCCGATCCCGCCGCGCGATCTGCCTGCGGGCAGCAGCGGCAATGTGATCGTCGGCTGCATGAAGAACGAGGCGCCCTATATCGTGGAATGGGTCGCCTATCACCGCGCCATGGGTGTGGATAATTTCCTGATCTATACAAACGGTTGCGAGGACGGGACCAGCGAAATCCTGGACCATTTGCAAGAAATGGGCGTGCTGCAACACCGCAACAATGACAACTGGAAGGGCAATTCGCCCCAGCAATACGCGCTGAACCAGTCGTTGAAAGAACCCGTTATCAAAAACGCCGACTGGATCATTCACATCGACGTGGACGAATTCATGAACGTGCGCACCGGCAACGGCACGCTTCAGGATTTCTTTGACGCGGTGCCCGATGCCACCAATGTGGCGATGACATGGCGGCTGTTCGGGCACAACGGGGTGACCGATCTGGCCGATGAATTCGTGATTGACCAGTTCGACCATTGCGCCCCGAAATTCTGCCCCAAGCCGCACACGGTCTGGGGCTTCAAAACCATGTTCAAGAACATCGGTGCCTATGAGAAAATCAGCTGTCACCGCCCCAACAAGCTGGCTCCGGCGTTCAAGACATCGGTGAAATGGGTCAATGGTTCGGGCAAGGACATGACCAAGGAAGCCGCCGAAAACGGTTGGCGGTCGTCGAAAAAATCCATTGGTTACGACCTGTTGCAGCTTAATCATTATGCGCTGCGCTCGGCCGAAAGCTTTCTGATAAAACGCCAGCGCGGGCGCGCGCTGCATGTGGATCGCTCTATCGGGATCAACTATTGGATCCGCATGGACTGGTCTGATTTCCGGGATGTCACCATCAAACGCAACCTGCCGCGCCTGCGCGCGGAATACGACCGGTTGATGCAGGACGACACCCTGCGCGGCTGGCACCAAAAGGGTCTGGACTGGCACAAAGCCAAAGCCGAAGAGCTGCACGCCATGCCCGAATTCGAGGACCTGTACAAACAGGCGCTCGAAGTGAAGCTGACAGAAGTCGAGCGTGTGGCCTATGCCCTCGCACTGGATATGGAGAGCTGA
- a CDS encoding phosphoadenosine phosphosulfate reductase, whose product MQDAATTFNAELAGLAKAEWLTKLADIAEEHGYFEPLGKRHFTAFVEQGTTLLVTFETIQGMRALSESAVPLGWEMVRDHGWSHLCIGSDGDTWFRADALYAYFDRLIDDGFFDEFETVLFYGAGPCGYAAAAYSVASPGATVLAIQPQATLDARVTEWDDRFVDMRRTDFTQRYGYAPDMLDAAKRAFVIYDPRETLDAMHAALFTRANVHKLRTRHLGDAIQTNLIEMDMLKPLLEQAAMATLDDASFFTLWRARRAHPPYLRNLLSALEADKRMLLVKALCKNVTARMNAPRFARKLKELGN is encoded by the coding sequence ATGCAGGATGCAGCCACCACATTCAACGCCGAGCTTGCGGGCCTCGCCAAAGCCGAATGGCTGACCAAACTGGCCGATATTGCCGAAGAACACGGCTATTTCGAACCCTTGGGAAAACGTCATTTCACCGCCTTTGTGGAACAGGGCACCACCCTGCTGGTCACATTCGAAACCATACAGGGCATGCGCGCCCTGTCTGAATCTGCGGTGCCGCTGGGCTGGGAGATGGTGCGCGATCACGGCTGGTCGCATCTGTGCATCGGATCAGACGGCGACACATGGTTTCGCGCCGATGCGCTTTATGCCTATTTCGACCGACTGATTGATGACGGCTTTTTTGACGAATTCGAAACAGTCCTGTTTTACGGTGCCGGCCCTTGCGGCTATGCGGCGGCGGCCTATTCGGTCGCTTCGCCCGGTGCCACGGTGCTGGCGATCCAGCCACAGGCCACGCTGGATGCACGGGTTACCGAATGGGACGACCGCTTTGTCGACATGCGCCGCACGGATTTCACCCAACGCTACGGCTATGCGCCCGACATGCTGGACGCGGCCAAACGCGCCTTTGTCATCTATGACCCGCGTGAAACCCTGGACGCCATGCACGCGGCCCTGTTCACCCGTGCCAATGTCCACAAATTGCGCACCCGCCATCTGGGCGATGCGATCCAGACCAACCTGATCGAAATGGACATGCTGAAACCGCTGCTGGAACAGGCGGCGATGGCAACCCTTGATGATGCCAGCTTTTTCACCCTGTGGCGGGCGCGCCGCGCCCATCCGCCCTATCTGCGCAACCTGCTCAGCGCGCTGGAAGCCGACAAGCGCATGCTGCTGGTCAAGGCGCTGTGCAAGAACGTGACAGCGCGCATGAACGCGCCACGCTTTGCCCGCAAGCTGAAAGAACTGGGCAACTGA
- a CDS encoding glycosyltransferase family 2 protein, giving the protein MKVLAVLCVRNEAAFLLEWLAHHRACGFTDFLVFSNDCEDGTDVMLDALADQGWLTHIRNDGPYDKGGIQFTALKHAQKLDIVQQADWILPLDVDEFVNIHVGDGTVPALLDALPEATAITLTWRLFGNGDQIRYTDTPVTGTFTKCAPAVLHWPWRASMFKTLYKNDGTYRKLGVHRPRNPDPARLDRSRWFDGEARELDAQFKTKRLFSNFGRSNTALVQLNHYPLGAMESYVLKADRGRAVHSDHALGLDYWVERNFCSDTDTSIARMAVTSAPVLAALKADSTLAPLHQQAVAWRHARFDALMQQEPFRALFGRLLMAGPTRPVSPRAARFMVQYANRARSSSKSATKAP; this is encoded by the coding sequence GTGAAGGTTCTGGCCGTCCTGTGTGTCCGCAACGAGGCGGCGTTCCTGCTGGAGTGGCTGGCGCATCACCGCGCCTGTGGGTTCACCGATTTCCTGGTGTTCTCGAACGATTGCGAAGACGGCACCGATGTGATGCTGGATGCGCTGGCCGATCAGGGCTGGCTGACCCACATCCGCAACGATGGCCCCTATGACAAGGGTGGCATCCAGTTCACCGCGCTGAAACACGCGCAAAAGCTGGACATCGTGCAACAGGCCGACTGGATTCTGCCGCTGGACGTGGATGAGTTCGTCAACATCCATGTGGGCGACGGCACCGTGCCCGCCCTGCTGGATGCCCTGCCCGAGGCCACCGCGATCACGCTGACATGGCGGCTGTTCGGCAATGGCGACCAGATCCGCTATACAGACACGCCCGTCACCGGCACCTTTACCAAATGCGCGCCTGCCGTGCTGCACTGGCCGTGGCGGGCGTCGATGTTCAAAACCCTGTATAAAAACGACGGCACCTATCGCAAACTGGGGGTCCATCGCCCGCGCAACCCCGATCCCGCGCGGCTGGACCGGTCCCGCTGGTTCGACGGTGAAGCGCGTGAACTGGACGCGCAGTTCAAAACCAAGCGGTTGTTCAGCAATTTCGGGCGGTCGAACACTGCGCTGGTGCAACTGAACCACTATCCGCTGGGCGCAATGGAAAGCTATGTGCTCAAGGCAGATCGGGGCCGCGCAGTGCATTCCGACCACGCCCTGGGGCTGGATTACTGGGTCGAGCGGAATTTCTGCTCGGATACCGACACCAGCATAGCGCGCATGGCCGTCACCAGTGCCCCCGTTCTGGCCGCCCTGAAAGCCGATTCAACCCTTGCCCCGCTGCACCAACAGGCCGTCGCCTGGCGCCACGCCCGGTTTGACGCGCTGATGCAACAAGAACCGTTTCGCGCCCTGTTCGGCCGCCTGTTGATGGCGGGCCCCACGCGGCCCGTGTCGCCAAGGGCCGCACGGTTCATGGTACAATACGCCAACCGCGCGCGCAGCAGCTCGAAATCCGCAACAAAGGCACCTTAA
- a CDS encoding MoxR family ATPase yields the protein MTKPTSIDAVQQMLGAEGYVCDRALGTVVFLALSLGRPLFLEGEAGVGKTEIAKALASALGRRLIRLQCYEGLDASSAVYEWNFPAQMIAIRTAEAAGTADRAALQAELFSKEFLIERPLLDAMRPDENGAPVLLIDELDRTDEPFEAYLLEALSDFQVTIPELGTIKAPEPPIVILTSNRTREVHDALKRRCLYHWVDYPDFDREMDILTARAPEAAENLSREVVAFVQQLRTEDLFKKPGVAETIDWAKCLLALDVLTLSPEVIADTLGAVLKYQDDIAKLQGSEAKRLLDQARASLEPT from the coding sequence ATGACCAAACCGACCTCGATCGACGCGGTACAGCAGATGTTGGGGGCCGAGGGCTATGTCTGCGACCGCGCGCTGGGCACCGTGGTGTTCCTCGCACTGTCGCTGGGCCGCCCACTGTTTCTGGAAGGCGAGGCCGGCGTGGGCAAGACCGAGATCGCCAAGGCGCTGGCCTCAGCCTTGGGCCGCCGCCTGATCCGCCTGCAATGCTACGAAGGGCTGGACGCCTCGAGCGCTGTCTACGAATGGAACTTTCCCGCCCAGATGATCGCCATCCGCACCGCCGAGGCCGCAGGCACCGCCGACCGCGCCGCCCTGCAAGCCGAGCTGTTCAGCAAGGAGTTCCTGATCGAACGCCCGCTGCTGGACGCCATGCGCCCCGACGAAAACGGCGCGCCGGTGCTGTTGATCGACGAGCTGGACCGCACCGACGAGCCGTTCGAGGCCTACCTGCTCGAGGCGCTCAGCGACTTTCAGGTCACGATCCCCGAACTGGGCACCATCAAGGCCCCCGAGCCGCCCATCGTCATCCTGACCTCGAACCGCACCCGCGAGGTGCACGACGCACTCAAACGCCGCTGTCTCTATCACTGGGTCGACTACCCCGATTTCGACCGCGAAATGGACATCCTGACCGCCCGCGCACCGGAAGCCGCGGAAAACCTCAGCCGCGAGGTCGTGGCCTTTGTCCAGCAATTGCGCACCGAGGATCTGTTCAAGAAACCGGGCGTGGCCGAAACCATCGACTGGGCGAAATGCCTGCTGGCGCTGGACGTGCTGACCCTGTCGCCCGAGGTCATCGCCGACACGCTGGGGGCCGTTCTGAAATACCAGGACGACATCGCCAAACTGCAAGGCTCCGAAGCCAAACGCCTGCTGGATCAGGCCCGCGCCAGCCTGGAGCCGACCTGA
- a CDS encoding FkbM family methyltransferase yields the protein MDGTTDVNAQPSIRSRGLRYPKAAFMTPAIRTALRKDTYENTMVTACSRTALPEDTVLDIGAGIGAVSATLAKQQNVKMVHAVEANPELAAYLTKMFAMNGIENAGVIAGTLGARKSTADFYVRKNPSMSSLVEREETTASKVEKIDVLNAKALIKELSPTVVIVDIQGSEADLVPQLDLSGLRAAVVKLHPKWIGPEGVNAVFAAMMQAGLNYNARGSSGKVVSFRRAWPTA from the coding sequence ATGGACGGAACAACCGACGTAAATGCGCAGCCCAGCATCAGATCGCGCGGGCTGCGCTATCCCAAGGCGGCGTTCATGACGCCCGCTATCCGCACGGCCTTGCGCAAGGACACCTACGAAAACACCATGGTGACTGCGTGCAGCCGCACTGCCCTGCCCGAAGACACGGTGCTGGACATCGGCGCGGGTATCGGCGCAGTGTCGGCCACGCTGGCCAAACAGCAAAACGTCAAGATGGTTCATGCGGTCGAGGCAAACCCCGAACTGGCCGCCTATCTGACCAAGATGTTCGCCATGAACGGCATCGAAAATGCCGGCGTCATTGCGGGCACGCTGGGTGCGCGCAAATCCACCGCTGATTTCTATGTGCGCAAGAACCCGTCGATGTCATCGCTGGTCGAGCGCGAAGAAACGACCGCCTCGAAAGTCGAAAAGATCGACGTCTTGAACGCCAAGGCTCTGATCAAGGAGCTGTCGCCCACCGTTGTCATTGTCGACATTCAAGGCTCGGAAGCGGATCTGGTCCCCCAGCTGGACCTGTCAGGCCTGCGTGCCGCCGTGGTAAAACTGCACCCCAAATGGATCGGCCCCGAAGGGGTGAATGCGGTGTTTGCCGCGATGATGCAGGCGGGGCTGAACTACAACGCGCGCGGCTCGTCGGGCAAGGTGGTGTCGTTCCGCAGGGCGTGGCCCACCGCGTGA